A stretch of DNA from Kangiella sediminilitoris:
GTGATCCAGTGTCTGCATACCCAGTGACATACCAGTCTGCATGGCTGAATACATTTGTGCAACTTTGGCTTCACGGATTAAGTTACGTATCGCAGGGGTACCAATGAGAATTTCATGTGCCGCCACACGTCCACCACCATTACGCTTGAGAAGCGTCTGTGCGATAACTGCCTGCAATGATTCCGATAGCATCGAACGTACCATCGACTTTTCGCCTTCAGGGAATACGTCAATAACACGGTCAATGGTTTTTGCTGCAGAGGTCGTATGCAGTGTGCCGAAAACCAGGTGACCTGTTTCTGCCGCTGTCAGTGCCAAACGGATGGTTTCAAGGTCACGCATCTCACCGACCAGAATGATATCGGGGTCTTCACGAAGTGCAGAACGTAGTGCATTGGAGAAGCTGTGGGTGTCACGATGAACCTCACGCTGGTTAACCAGACACTTCTTACTCTCGTGTACAAACTCAATCGGATCCTCAATCGTCAGGATGTGATCATGCTTGTTATCGTTAACATAATCTACCATGCCAGCCAGTGTTGTCGATTTACCTGAACCCGTTGGCCCTGTTACAAGAACCAGACCACGTGGCTGCATGGAAATATCCTGGAATACTTTAGGAGCCTTAAGATCTTCAAGCGTTAAAACGCGAGAAGGAATGGTACGAAATACAGCAGCTCGCCCTCGATTCTGTACGAAGGCATTCACACGGAAACGTGCCAGATCCTGAAGCTCAAAAGAGAAATCCGCTTCTAGAAACTCTTCGTAGTCTTTTCGCTGCTTATCGTTCATAATGTCGTAAATCAGCGAGTGGACTTCTTTGTCTTCTAGCGGTGGAACATTAATTCGACGAATTTCGCCGTCCACACGTATAAGTGGTGGCATTCCAGCGGAAATGTGTAAATCCGATGCGTTATTCTTTACACTAAACGCTAAAAGTTCTGTAATATCCATAGGTTAGACCCCAATATTGATATTTATTCTTACTAATGACAACTAGCATAGCCTCTCAACTAGAACTTCTGCAACTAGAAATCGCAAAAAGCCGCGAGAAACACCCGAATTTTAAGGATAATGTGCGCCTGGTCGCTGTTAGTAAGCGCCAACCCCTTGATAAAATTGAAGAAGCTTACCAAGCTGGTCATCGAGATTTTGGTGAAAATTTCGTCCAGGAAGGGGTCGAAAAGATTCAAAATCTGAATAAAAGTGACGTCCAATGGCATATGCTTGGCGCGATCCAGAGCCGCAAGTGTAAAGATATCGCGGAATACTTCGACTGGGTACAAAGTGTCGACCGAATAAAAGTTATCAATAAGTTAAACCGGGCAAGGGAAGGAAAGCCCCCTCTGAATGTCTGCATACAAGTTAATTTATTCGGCGAAGAGCAAAAGGCGGGCGTTGTCGGCGAGGCCATTTTTGAGCTGGCCAACAGGGTAGAAGAGGCTCAAAATCTAAAGTTGCGCGGAATCATGGCGCTTCCGCCAAAACAAACCGAATATGCCAGGCAGGTACAACAGTTTGAGAAAATTGCCGAACTTTATCAGCAATTGACCGCAAAATATCCACATATAGATACCTTATCCATGGGTATGTCTGGAGACTTTGAAGCGGCGATTGCTGCCGGTAGCAATATGATTCGCATCGGTACCGCCATTTTTGGGCAGAGGGATGCTTAAAATATCATTGGCTTATTATCGATAAGGCATTGAATTTAAAACTTTTACCCTCATGACTAGAAGTCTAAACGACAGATATTCATTCACAGTTCTTGCATGGCGCAAGTAAAGACAATCTAAACAGGCAGTTATGACTGATTCAATTGAATTACTAAAGAACGCAAAAGTTGGTTTTATTGGTGCTGGCAACATGGCCGCAAGTATTTTGGGTGGGCTAATTCAGTCCGGCCTTCCCGCGGAGAGTATTTTTGTCAGCAATCCAAGCGCTGGCAAGCTTGAGGCGCTTAAAGAGAAACATCCTACCCTTAATACCACGCACGACAATGCTGAAGTGGCAAACAATGTAGATTACCTGTTATTAGCAGTTAAGCCACAAAAAATGGCATTGGCCTGTGATGACTTCAAGGACATGGATCTCAGCAAAACATGCGCGATCTCAGTAGCTGCAGGTGTTACTTGTGAGACGCTGACTAACCTTCTTGGTGACGATACACCGGTGGTTCGCAGCATGCCAAATACCCCTAGTTTAATTGGTTATGGAGCGACAGGTCTTTTTGCTAACGATAAAGTCACCGCCGAACAGCGTGAAGCAACCAGCGCCATTTTCGACGCCGTAGGTAAGAGTATCTGGGTCGAAGATGAAGATCTTATGGACGTTGTTACAGCAGTATCTGGAAGCGGTCCTGCACATTACTTCCTCTTTATGGAATCAGTGGTACAGGGTGGCATTGAACTTGGTCTTCCGGAACACACGGCAAGAGAACTTGCAGCTCAAACAGCACTGGGCGCAGCTGCCATGGTACAACAGAATGGAGATATGGAAATTGGTCAGCTTCGCCGTAATGTTACCTCACCAGGCGGCACTACAGCAGCAGCTTTGGACACCTTAAATGATAACCACCTTCCAGACATAGTTAAAAAAGCCCTGCAGGCTTCTGTAAAGCGTGGTAAAGAACTGGCTGAAATTGCCAATAAATAATCCTTGCTCCTATTTTTTACGAAACGGTTAACGACATGAATAATGTAACTTTCTTTTTACTTGAACACATTTCCAACCTTCTGGTAATGATGTTCTTAATACGACTGATGCTGCAACTGGGACAGGCGGACTTCCATAACCCCATATCTCAGTTTGTGCATAAATTTACAGCGCCTGTGGTTAACCCGCTTCGTAAAATAATTCCGGATATGGGCCGATTCAGTACAGCGAGCTTTGTCGTTGCTGTTGCGATAATCCTGGTTAAATTTTTAATCATCTCGACCGTCTTCATTCAGCTACCCGGTGAGGCTTTAGCTCTGGGCGTAACCGTGGGACTTATGATGAAGGCTGCTCCAGCGATGGGTGGCCTGGTTATGATTTTCACTAACATGATGTTAATCCTTTTTCTTGGGCTTATGATCGCCAGCTTTATGAGTGGTGGACGCTATCATCCCGGAGTAGCTTTTCTGTATCAGGTGACACGCCCTATTTTGCGTCCTATACAGAAGATTATTCCACCAATAGCCGGCACAATAGACCTTTCGCCACTGATTGTGTTATTCGCTCTATGGTTTATCCAAGACGCTCTCTATAGCTTAGGCGTAAAATTAATTACTGGTTAAATATTACACATATAATCACTGAAACCTTAGCGGCTTTTTGCTATCTTAAATAGTAAGACCTTAATAAGGTAAAGGGAGTAGGAGAACGCTATGAGACATACGACACAACTGATAACAACGGCTATTGTAGGGTTTGTTTTAACCTGCGTAAGTTACAGCAGTAGCGCTGGTGAAAAGCGGGTGGATGACTATATTATCCATTACAACGCTTTCAATAGTTCCTTTATCCAGCCAGAAACCGCTGTCCAGTATAAAATTCAACGCAGTAAGTACACTGGTCTGCTGAATGTATCGGTGCACAAAGTTGTTGAAGGGGGTAAAGATAAAGCCCTGAAAGTCGCGTTATATGGTAAAGCGACCAACAACCTTTCTCAGTACCAGGAATTAGGCTTTAAAGAAATCATTGAAGGTGATGCAGTTTATTATCTTGCAGACTTTCAATTTCGAGACGAAGAAAGCATGGATCTTGAGTTTACCATTAATATTCCTGGCCGAGATAAACCCGTCACTATCCAGCTTGACCAAAAGTTTTACGCTGATTAAGACTGTTTCAACGCAGCCACTTAGAGGCGATATCAATATCGTTTCAGTGGCTGTTTCGTTATAATGTACACCCGATTCAACTCGTAGCTATTTCCTGATGAATAATATTGTCCTTGCTTCTGGCAATCGTAAAAAGGTTGCTGAACTAACACAGCTTTTAGCTCAGTTTCAGTATCAAGTTATCCCACAGACAGAACTGAACGTTAGTGACGTCCCTGAAACCGGCACAACCTTTGTAGAAAATGCCATCATAAAGGCTCGCCATGCGGCTGAAGTTACAGGATTACCTGCCATTGCTGATGACTCAGGAATTGAAGTTGATTATCTTAAAGGCCAGCCAGGAATATACTCAGCAAGATTCTGTGGCGAGCACGGAAACGATCAAGCCAACAATGATCTGCTTTTGGAAAAATTAAATGGCATACCCCCCGAAGAAAGAACCGCCCGATACCAGTGTGTACTCGTGTTTATGAAGCACGCCAGTGATCCGACTCCTATCATCTGTCAGGGAACCTGGGAGGGTAGCATTATGACATCAGAGGTTGGCAACGGTGGTTTCGGCTATGACCCTTTATTCTGGTGCGAGCAACACCAATGTTCAGCCGCCCAGTTAACGCCACAACAAAAAGCAGCCATTAGTCATCGTGGCAAGGCTTTGTACCAGCTGATGCAGGCCTTGCAGTCTGAACTGCAGTAGCCAAGTCTATTTATCATGCTGATCAACCCCCCTCTATCACTCTATATCCACGTACCCTGGTGTGTGCGAAAGTGTCCTTATTGTGACTTTAACTCCCATGCTATTAAGAATGTAAAGTCAGATCAGCAGACTGAATTTGAACTGCCCGAAACAGAATATATTGATCGCTTGTTATTCGATCTTGAGCAGGAGTTACCGCAAGTCTGGGGGCGTCGACTCCACAGCATATTTATTGGTGGCGGAACGCCGAGCGTACTTAGCCCGGAGTCCTATGACCGGTTGATTAGCGGGATTCGTGCACGACTTCCTTTTGAAGGCGATATCGAAATTACCATGGAAGCCAATCCCGGTACTTTTGAGGCTGAAAAGTTTCGAGGTTTCAGGGAAGCAGGCATTAATCGCCTATCAATCGGTGTTCAAAGCTTCAATGCAGACCACCTGAGACAACTGGGTAGAATTCATAATCCTCAGCAGGCTATCGAGGCCGCCAGCTTCGCCCACGAGGCGGGCTTTGACTCTTTTAACCTGGACTTGATGCATGGCCTCCCAGATCAGTCTGTTGAGCAGGCACTCAATGACCTGAAACAAGCGCTCGAATTAAAGCCACATCATATTTCATGGTATCAGCT
This window harbors:
- the rdgB gene encoding RdgB/HAM1 family non-canonical purine NTP pyrophosphatase, coding for MNNIVLASGNRKKVAELTQLLAQFQYQVIPQTELNVSDVPETGTTFVENAIIKARHAAEVTGLPAIADDSGIEVDYLKGQPGIYSARFCGEHGNDQANNDLLLEKLNGIPPEERTARYQCVLVFMKHASDPTPIICQGTWEGSIMTSEVGNGGFGYDPLFWCEQHQCSAAQLTPQQKAAISHRGKALYQLMQALQSELQ
- a CDS encoding YggT family protein gives rise to the protein MNNVTFFLLEHISNLLVMMFLIRLMLQLGQADFHNPISQFVHKFTAPVVNPLRKIIPDMGRFSTASFVVAVAIILVKFLIISTVFIQLPGEALALGVTVGLMMKAAPAMGGLVMIFTNMMLILFLGLMIASFMSGGRYHPGVAFLYQVTRPILRPIQKIIPPIAGTIDLSPLIVLFALWFIQDALYSLGVKLITG
- the proC gene encoding pyrroline-5-carboxylate reductase, whose translation is MTDSIELLKNAKVGFIGAGNMAASILGGLIQSGLPAESIFVSNPSAGKLEALKEKHPTLNTTHDNAEVANNVDYLLLAVKPQKMALACDDFKDMDLSKTCAISVAAGVTCETLTNLLGDDTPVVRSMPNTPSLIGYGATGLFANDKVTAEQREATSAIFDAVGKSIWVEDEDLMDVVTAVSGSGPAHYFLFMESVVQGGIELGLPEHTARELAAQTALGAAAMVQQNGDMEIGQLRRNVTSPGGTTAAALDTLNDNHLPDIVKKALQASVKRGKELAEIANK
- a CDS encoding DUF4426 domain-containing protein, whose product is MRHTTQLITTAIVGFVLTCVSYSSSAGEKRVDDYIIHYNAFNSSFIQPETAVQYKIQRSKYTGLLNVSVHKVVEGGKDKALKVALYGKATNNLSQYQELGFKEIIEGDAVYYLADFQFRDEESMDLEFTINIPGRDKPVTIQLDQKFYAD
- a CDS encoding type IV pilus twitching motility protein PilT, whose product is MDITELLAFSVKNNASDLHISAGMPPLIRVDGEIRRINVPPLEDKEVHSLIYDIMNDKQRKDYEEFLEADFSFELQDLARFRVNAFVQNRGRAAVFRTIPSRVLTLEDLKAPKVFQDISMQPRGLVLVTGPTGSGKSTTLAGMVDYVNDNKHDHILTIEDPIEFVHESKKCLVNQREVHRDTHSFSNALRSALREDPDIILVGEMRDLETIRLALTAAETGHLVFGTLHTTSAAKTIDRVIDVFPEGEKSMVRSMLSESLQAVIAQTLLKRNGGGRVAAHEILIGTPAIRNLIREAKVAQMYSAMQTGMSLGMQTLDHSLKQLVSKGVVSRTDARMKAVNKEEF
- the hemW gene encoding radical SAM family heme chaperone HemW; this encodes MLINPPLSLYIHVPWCVRKCPYCDFNSHAIKNVKSDQQTEFELPETEYIDRLLFDLEQELPQVWGRRLHSIFIGGGTPSVLSPESYDRLISGIRARLPFEGDIEITMEANPGTFEAEKFRGFREAGINRLSIGVQSFNADHLRQLGRIHNPQQAIEAASFAHEAGFDSFNLDLMHGLPDQSVEQALNDLKQALELKPHHISWYQLTLEPNTLFYQQPPQLPHDEILWDIQEAGQALLAKHGYEQYETSAYARSAPLRAKHNLNYWQFGDYLGIGAGAHGKITRLDLGQIHRTTKKRHPKDYLQLNWNQVSQQTTIPAHELPFEFMLNALRLIDGVPIKLFSQRTGISMNLVEPIIRQAIEDGLLEDSSLYLKPTQKGALFLNELLQRFIPEEHSKPDDSGTIQVTQL
- a CDS encoding YggS family pyridoxal phosphate-dependent enzyme; translation: MTTSIASQLELLQLEIAKSREKHPNFKDNVRLVAVSKRQPLDKIEEAYQAGHRDFGENFVQEGVEKIQNLNKSDVQWHMLGAIQSRKCKDIAEYFDWVQSVDRIKVINKLNRAREGKPPLNVCIQVNLFGEEQKAGVVGEAIFELANRVEEAQNLKLRGIMALPPKQTEYARQVQQFEKIAELYQQLTAKYPHIDTLSMGMSGDFEAAIAAGSNMIRIGTAIFGQRDA